From Streptomyces sp. TLI_105, the proteins below share one genomic window:
- a CDS encoding DMT family transporter — translation MNPAAGTALAVLLSLVSAAGYALAAVAQARLAAASPAAPDGRGALRALLARGQWWWAVGLNAAGALAHVAALHYGPLTLVQPLGALTLVAALPLGAYCARRRVTRTEWRGALWTLGGLVGLVAVTGPTAPGEALSLRESLIVAAATALLIAALASGRLGGREQGGTGGPAARGLGHATASGIASGVASALTQTLTAALALDLPGAEPTWWQTALLAVLISGFATGGLLLSQTAYRGGLAAPLAVVNLSNPAAAAVIGVALLGETFRAGVWGWLIAAAASLVAARGVVLLTKGGPTAPEPAPATGPAPAPVSVPAAGSGAPSSALSPSAPPGGAVLLPAVPAPAAATDARREPAARATAFGAPETEPLPTPIAG, via the coding sequence ATGAACCCCGCCGCCGGTACCGCGCTCGCGGTGCTCCTCTCCCTCGTCTCCGCCGCCGGGTACGCGCTCGCCGCCGTCGCCCAGGCCCGGCTCGCCGCCGCCTCCCCCGCCGCCCCCGATGGGCGCGGCGCACTGCGCGCCCTGCTCGCGCGCGGGCAGTGGTGGTGGGCGGTCGGCCTCAACGCGGCCGGAGCCCTCGCCCACGTGGCCGCCCTCCACTACGGGCCGCTGACGCTCGTCCAGCCGCTCGGCGCGCTGACGCTCGTCGCGGCGCTGCCCCTCGGCGCGTACTGCGCACGGCGCCGGGTGACCCGTACCGAATGGCGCGGGGCCCTGTGGACCCTGGGCGGACTCGTGGGGCTCGTCGCCGTGACCGGGCCCACGGCCCCCGGCGAGGCGCTCAGCCTGCGCGAGTCCCTGATCGTCGCCGCGGCGACCGCGCTCCTGATCGCCGCCCTGGCCTCCGGACGGCTGGGCGGGCGCGAGCAGGGCGGGACCGGCGGCCCGGCCGCGCGCGGGCTCGGGCACGCCACGGCCTCCGGGATCGCCTCGGGCGTCGCCTCGGCGCTCACCCAGACGCTGACGGCCGCACTCGCGCTCGACCTGCCCGGCGCCGAACCGACCTGGTGGCAGACCGCGCTGCTCGCGGTGCTGATATCCGGCTTCGCCACCGGCGGCCTGCTGCTGTCCCAGACCGCCTACCGGGGCGGGCTCGCGGCGCCGCTGGCCGTCGTCAACCTCTCCAACCCGGCGGCCGCCGCGGTGATCGGCGTGGCCCTGCTCGGCGAGACCTTCCGCGCGGGCGTCTGGGGCTGGCTGATCGCGGCCGCCGCCTCGCTGGTCGCGGCGCGGGGCGTGGTCCTGCTGACGAAGGGCGGACCGACGGCACCGGAGCCCGCACCGGCAACCGGGCCCGCACCGGCTCCCGTGTCCGTACCGGCGGCAGGTTCCGGGGCCCCGAGTTCGGCGCTGTCGCCTTCGGCCCCGCCGGGCGGGGCGGTGCTGCTCCCGGCCGTACCGGCCCCGGCGGCCGCCACGGACGCGCGGCGGGAGCCGGCGGCCCGCGCCACCGCGTTCGGGGCGCCCGAGACGGAGCCGTTGCCGACGCCGATCGCGGGCTGA
- a CDS encoding TetR/AcrR family transcriptional regulator, producing MSTEAATAAARRSKITPERETELYDAVLCLLREGGYDSVTMEGVAARTKCGKATLYRQWGTKPQLVTAALAQRRCIVFAGIDTGTLAGDLREAARVAASRRERDAELMEAVAQAYIQHPDLRAALRETVIAPEVAAIDAVVARAVERGEVDADNPAIGFVAPCFMGMLRIERLFEERFADASTMRTFVDAVLLPALGVEG from the coding sequence ATGTCCACAGAGGCCGCGACCGCCGCAGCCCGTCGCAGCAAGATCACGCCGGAGCGGGAGACGGAGCTCTACGACGCCGTGCTCTGCCTCCTCCGCGAGGGGGGCTACGACTCGGTGACCATGGAGGGCGTCGCCGCCCGCACCAAGTGCGGCAAGGCCACGCTCTACCGGCAGTGGGGCACCAAACCCCAGCTCGTGACCGCCGCCCTCGCCCAGCGCCGCTGCATCGTCTTCGCCGGCATCGACACCGGCACCCTCGCCGGCGACCTGCGCGAGGCCGCCCGGGTCGCCGCCTCCCGGCGCGAGCGGGACGCCGAGCTGATGGAGGCCGTCGCCCAGGCCTACATCCAGCACCCCGACCTGCGCGCCGCCCTCCGCGAGACCGTCATCGCCCCCGAGGTCGCGGCCATCGACGCCGTCGTCGCGCGGGCGGTCGAGCGCGGCGAGGTCGACGCCGACAACCCGGCGATCGGATTCGTCGCCCCCTGCTTCATGGGCATGCTCCGCATCGAGCGGCTCTTCGAGGAACGGTTCGCGGACGCCTCGACCATGCGCACCTTCGTCGACGCCGTCCTCCTCCCCGCCCTGGGCGTCGAGGGCTGA
- a CDS encoding DUF488 domain-containing protein: MAASNPAVRVRRVYEDPSPDDGTRVLVDRLWPRGLKKTDARVDEWPKALTPSAELRRWYHGPEGEYEEFCRRYEAELDAPEAATALDRLRELAARGTVTLLTAAKDPSASHTSVLRRELETARS; this comes from the coding sequence ATGGCCGCAAGCAACCCCGCCGTCCGCGTCCGCCGCGTCTACGAGGACCCGTCACCCGACGACGGGACGCGCGTCCTCGTCGACCGGCTCTGGCCGCGCGGCCTCAAGAAGACCGACGCCCGCGTCGACGAGTGGCCCAAGGCGCTCACCCCGTCCGCCGAACTCCGCCGCTGGTACCACGGCCCCGAGGGCGAGTACGAGGAGTTCTGCCGGCGGTACGAGGCCGAGCTCGACGCCCCGGAGGCCGCCACGGCGCTCGACCGGCTCCGGGAGCTCGCCGCCCGCGGGACCGTCACCCTCCTGACGGCCGCGAAGGACCCGTCCGCGAGCCACACGTCCGTACTGCGCCGCGAACTAGAGACGGCTCGTTCGTAG
- a CDS encoding NAD(+)/NADH kinase: protein MSLAPRAVLVHRTTEYEELLARHGTHGQAAFFLSARGRSVDAVRERHERARRALAEVAGAVPLTWRQTRVERADLDRFLFGPEDVVVVVGQDGLVANAAKYLTGQPVIGIDADPGRNPGVLVRHRPDRARRLLPYAAGAGAAVDELTMVEAVTDDAQRLLALNEIYVGPPGHQTARYTLGLDGTDAPPEPQASSGVLVGTGTGATGWLRSLWEQRSSALALPAPADARLAWFVREAWPSPTTGTTRVEGLLEEGRGLRLTVESDRLVAFGDGVESDALELTWGQTVRLAVAPSCLRLVH from the coding sequence GTGAGCCTCGCGCCGCGCGCGGTGCTCGTGCACCGGACCACGGAGTACGAGGAGCTGCTCGCCCGGCACGGCACGCACGGGCAGGCCGCGTTCTTCCTCTCCGCGCGCGGCCGTTCCGTCGACGCGGTGCGCGAACGGCACGAACGCGCCCGGCGGGCGCTCGCCGAGGTCGCGGGCGCGGTGCCGCTGACATGGCGCCAGACCCGGGTCGAACGCGCCGACCTGGACCGGTTCCTGTTCGGGCCCGAGGACGTCGTCGTGGTGGTCGGACAGGACGGACTGGTCGCCAACGCGGCGAAGTACCTGACGGGGCAGCCGGTCATCGGCATCGACGCCGACCCCGGGCGCAACCCGGGCGTCCTGGTCCGACACCGCCCCGACCGGGCGCGACGGCTGCTGCCGTACGCGGCGGGGGCGGGGGCGGCGGTCGACGAGCTGACGATGGTCGAGGCCGTCACCGACGACGCGCAGCGGCTCCTCGCGCTGAACGAGATCTACGTCGGGCCGCCCGGCCACCAGACCGCCCGCTACACGCTCGGACTCGACGGTACGGACGCCCCGCCCGAGCCCCAGGCCTCCTCGGGCGTCCTGGTCGGCACCGGCACGGGCGCCACGGGCTGGCTCCGCTCCCTGTGGGAGCAGCGGTCCAGCGCGCTCGCCCTGCCCGCGCCGGCGGACGCGCGGCTCGCCTGGTTCGTCCGCGAGGCCTGGCCGTCGCCGACGACCGGCACCACCCGCGTCGAAGGCCTCCTGGAGGAGGGGCGGGGCCTGCGGCTCACCGTCGAGTCGGACCGCCTGGTCGCCTTCGGCGACGGCGTGGAGTCGGACGCGCTCGAACTGACCTGGGGCCAGACGGTCCGCCTCGCCGTCGCACCCTCCTGCCTGCGCCTGGTGCACTGA
- a CDS encoding discoidin domain-containing protein yields the protein MQPRRVSALAGAFRRSPLLIAFALGSLLVGLTPWLGVASTGAAGYGPSPRPTRWAAAQPTVKPPPHHAVAPANAMEPMAPVLDRTGWTATASDEETVGVNGRAANVLDGDTATMWHSKWTGTPAPLPHSITVDMHRTVVVSALIYRPRTAGVNGRVGEYSISVSTDGQNWGSPVATGTLADDAGAKTLGFAPQGARFVRLTAVTEAGNRGPWSSAAELDLLGDPGTPAATVDLPRTGWTATASDEETAKENGRAANVLDGDATTFWHSRWSGTPAPLPHSITVDMHRTTAVSALVYQPRKDGTNGRAGAYTITTSTDGTTFGAPVAAGTWRDDDSVKTATFTRRVDARYIRLTVTREAGNRGPWASAAEIRLSGPADPAVHGSWSRITGFPLVPVATAVLPGDKLLAWSAYAIDRFGGSNGYTQTAILDLKTGRVTQRRIDNTGHDMFCPGIAMLADGRVLVTGGSNAEKASIYDPATDAWSATTDMNIARGYQAMTLLSTGEAFVLGGSWSGATGDKSGEVWSPETRTWRKLPGVPAAQAMTADPRGPYRADNHMWLYATSGGKVLQLGPSKQMNWITTGGNGSITSAGTRADSQDAMTGNAVAYDIGKLLTLGGSPAYDNVLATRRAYTVSIDGDQVASARTGDMGHARAFGNSVVLPDGKVAVFGGQAYPVAFSDATSVLPPELWDPATGRFTPLASMAVPRNYHSVANLLPDGRVFSGGGGLCGACATNHADGAVFTPPYLLNADGSPKPRPVITGGVPPRAALGTSLTVGTGGPVASFVLMRAAAATHSTDNDQRRVPLVSTATGTGTYTVSIPADPGVVLPGTYMLFALDARGVPSIARFITVS from the coding sequence TTGCAGCCCAGACGCGTCAGCGCCCTTGCCGGAGCATTCCGCCGCTCCCCTCTGCTCATCGCCTTCGCCCTCGGCTCGCTGCTCGTCGGGCTCACCCCCTGGCTGGGAGTGGCGAGCACGGGGGCGGCCGGCTACGGCCCGTCGCCCCGGCCGACGCGGTGGGCCGCTGCCCAGCCGACGGTGAAGCCGCCGCCGCACCATGCCGTGGCCCCGGCGAACGCCATGGAGCCGATGGCTCCCGTGCTCGACCGGACCGGATGGACGGCCACGGCGAGCGACGAGGAGACCGTCGGCGTGAACGGCCGCGCGGCCAACGTCCTCGACGGCGACACGGCCACCATGTGGCACAGCAAGTGGACGGGCACCCCCGCCCCGCTGCCGCACAGCATCACCGTCGACATGCACCGCACGGTGGTGGTCTCGGCGCTCATCTACCGGCCCCGCACCGCCGGGGTCAACGGGCGCGTCGGTGAGTACAGCATCAGCGTGAGCACCGACGGCCAGAACTGGGGCAGTCCGGTCGCCACCGGGACTCTCGCGGACGACGCCGGCGCCAAGACCCTCGGATTCGCCCCCCAGGGCGCGCGGTTCGTCCGGCTCACCGCCGTCACCGAGGCCGGCAACCGCGGCCCGTGGAGTTCCGCCGCGGAGCTCGACCTCCTCGGCGACCCCGGAACCCCGGCGGCCACCGTCGACCTGCCCCGGACCGGATGGACGGCCACGGCGAGCGACGAGGAGACCGCCAAGGAGAACGGCCGCGCGGCCAACGTCCTCGACGGCGACGCCACCACCTTCTGGCACAGCAGGTGGTCCGGGACCCCGGCCCCGCTGCCGCACAGCATCACCGTCGACATGCACCGCACGACGGCCGTATCCGCCCTGGTCTACCAGCCCCGCAAGGACGGCACCAACGGGCGCGCAGGCGCGTACACCATCACCACCAGCACCGACGGCACCACCTTCGGCGCACCGGTCGCCGCGGGCACCTGGCGCGACGACGACAGCGTCAAGACCGCCACCTTCACCCGCAGAGTCGACGCCCGCTACATACGCCTGACCGTGACCCGCGAGGCCGGAAACCGCGGGCCCTGGGCCTCCGCCGCCGAGATACGCCTGAGCGGACCGGCCGACCCGGCCGTCCACGGCTCCTGGAGCCGGATCACCGGCTTCCCCCTGGTGCCGGTGGCCACCGCCGTCCTGCCGGGCGACAAACTCCTGGCCTGGTCGGCGTACGCGATCGACCGCTTCGGCGGCAGCAACGGCTACACCCAGACCGCGATCCTCGACCTGAAGACGGGCAGGGTCACCCAGCGCCGCATCGACAACACCGGCCACGACATGTTCTGCCCGGGCATAGCGATGCTCGCCGACGGCCGGGTCCTGGTCACCGGCGGCAGCAACGCGGAGAAGGCGAGCATCTACGACCCGGCCACCGACGCCTGGTCCGCGACCACCGACATGAACATCGCCCGCGGCTACCAGGCCATGACCCTGCTCTCCACCGGCGAGGCCTTCGTCCTCGGCGGATCCTGGAGCGGAGCCACGGGCGACAAGTCCGGCGAGGTCTGGTCCCCGGAGACCCGCACCTGGCGCAAGCTCCCCGGCGTCCCGGCCGCCCAGGCGATGACGGCCGACCCCCGCGGCCCCTACCGCGCGGACAACCACATGTGGCTGTACGCGACCTCGGGCGGCAAAGTGCTCCAGCTGGGCCCGAGCAAGCAGATGAACTGGATCACGACCGGCGGGAACGGGAGCATCACCTCCGCCGGCACCCGGGCCGACAGCCAGGACGCCATGACCGGCAACGCCGTCGCGTACGACATCGGCAAGCTGCTCACCCTGGGCGGCTCGCCCGCGTACGACAACGTGCTCGCCACCCGGCGCGCGTACACCGTGAGCATCGACGGCGATCAGGTCGCGTCCGCGCGCACGGGCGACATGGGCCACGCCCGCGCCTTCGGCAACAGCGTCGTCCTGCCCGACGGCAAGGTCGCCGTGTTCGGCGGGCAGGCGTATCCCGTGGCGTTCAGCGACGCCACGTCCGTCCTGCCCCCCGAGCTGTGGGACCCGGCGACCGGACGCTTCACGCCGCTCGCCAGCATGGCCGTCCCGCGCAACTACCACAGCGTGGCGAACCTGCTGCCCGACGGTCGGGTCTTCTCCGGCGGCGGCGGCCTGTGCGGTGCCTGCGCCACCAACCACGCCGACGGGGCCGTGTTCACACCGCCGTACCTGCTCAACGCGGACGGCTCGCCCAAGCCGCGTCCCGTCATCACCGGCGGCGTACCGCCCCGGGCCGCCCTCGGCACCTCGCTCACCGTCGGCACCGGGGGGCCGGTGGCCTCCTTCGTCCTGATGAGGGCCGCGGCCGCGACCCACTCCACGGACAACGACCAGCGGCGGGTCCCGCTGGTCTCCACGGCCACGGGGACCGGCACGTACACGGTGTCCATCCCGGCCGACCCGGGCGTGGTCCTGCCGGGCACCTACATGCTCTTCGCGCTGGACGCCCGAGGGGTGCCGAGCATCGCCCGGTTCATCACCGTCTCCTGA
- a CDS encoding SPFH domain-containing protein, with product MADITRRAGWRHLRSAPTAHIRHQRRGRLVHDGEGLSFWFRPLTAALSEVPVNDRELAMAFHARTADFQDVSVQSTVTYRIGDPGAAATRLDFSIDPDTGAWRGAPLEQIATLLTETAQQHALDVLARTTLAAALVDGVAAVRDRIAAGLAAEPRLPDTGIEVVAVRVVAIRPEPEVERALRTPAREQIQQEADRATYERRAVAVERERAIAENELASKIELARQEERLVEQRGTNARREAEENAAADAVRAEAEAARKVRLARAEAEAAREVGEARAGAQSAWLRAHAEADPATLHALAVTRAAENLPRIEHLTLSPDVLTGLLAKLGGEGGARP from the coding sequence ATGGCCGACATCACCCGGCGGGCCGGCTGGCGCCATCTGCGCTCCGCGCCCACCGCCCACATCCGCCACCAGCGCCGCGGCCGGCTCGTCCACGACGGCGAAGGACTGAGCTTCTGGTTCCGGCCGCTCACCGCCGCCCTCTCCGAGGTGCCGGTGAACGACCGCGAGCTCGCGATGGCCTTCCACGCCCGCACGGCGGACTTCCAGGACGTGAGCGTGCAGTCCACCGTCACGTACCGGATCGGCGACCCGGGCGCGGCGGCCACCCGGCTCGACTTCTCCATCGACCCCGACACGGGCGCGTGGCGCGGCGCGCCGCTGGAGCAGATCGCCACCCTCCTCACCGAGACCGCCCAGCAGCACGCCCTCGACGTCCTCGCCCGCACCACGCTCGCCGCCGCGCTCGTGGACGGCGTGGCGGCCGTACGCGACCGCATCGCGGCCGGACTCGCCGCCGAGCCGCGCCTTCCGGACACCGGCATCGAGGTCGTCGCGGTCCGTGTGGTCGCGATCCGGCCCGAGCCCGAGGTCGAGCGTGCCCTGCGCACGCCCGCGCGTGAGCAGATCCAGCAGGAGGCCGACCGGGCCACGTACGAGCGGCGCGCGGTCGCCGTCGAGCGGGAACGCGCCATCGCCGAGAACGAACTCGCCAGCAAGATCGAGCTCGCCCGGCAGGAGGAGCGGCTCGTCGAACAGCGCGGCACCAACGCGCGTCGCGAGGCCGAGGAGAACGCGGCCGCCGACGCGGTGCGGGCCGAGGCCGAGGCCGCGCGGAAGGTCCGGCTGGCCCGGGCCGAGGCGGAGGCGGCACGGGAGGTCGGCGAGGCGCGCGCCGGAGCGCAGTCCGCGTGGCTGCGGGCGCACGCGGAGGCCGACCCGGCGACCCTGCACGCCCTGGCCGTGACCCGGGCGGCGGAGAACCTGCCGCGCATCGAGCACCTGACGCTCTCCCCCGACGTGCTGACCGGACTGCTCGCCAAGCTGGGCGGCGAGGGCGGGGCGCGGCCGTGA
- a CDS encoding DUF309 domain-containing protein gives MNRTTGDEDGRGGAGGRDRDEAGRARSARPRDGLGRPLPYGAEGVPRQPEGVVRGPDETLREAQRLLDAGMPFHAHEVFEDAWKSGPEEERDLWQGLAQLAVGLTHAARGNTAGGARLLRRGAGRLAGSPVPEAYGIDVGGLVAWARGLADLTEGGAELDAAAQAPRLRTSRL, from the coding sequence GTGAACCGGACAACGGGTGACGAGGACGGGCGCGGCGGGGCCGGCGGCAGGGATCGTGACGAGGCGGGGCGCGCCCGGAGCGCCCGGCCGCGCGACGGGCTCGGCCGTCCGCTGCCGTACGGGGCGGAAGGGGTTCCGCGGCAGCCCGAGGGGGTCGTGCGCGGCCCCGACGAGACCCTGCGCGAGGCGCAGCGGCTGCTCGACGCCGGGATGCCCTTCCACGCGCACGAGGTCTTCGAGGACGCCTGGAAGTCCGGCCCGGAGGAGGAGCGGGACCTGTGGCAGGGGCTCGCCCAGCTGGCCGTCGGCCTGACGCACGCGGCCCGCGGCAACACGGCGGGCGGGGCCCGGCTGCTGCGCCGGGGCGCCGGCCGCCTCGCCGGGAGTCCGGTTCCCGAGGCGTACGGGATCGATGTCGGCGGACTCGTGGCCTGGGCGCGGGGGTTGGCCGACCTGACGGAGGGCGGGGCCGAGTTGGACGCCGCCGCCCAGGCCCCCCGGCTACGAACGAGCCGTCTCTAG
- a CDS encoding AAA family ATPase, whose translation MLERGSELAAAAHAVGELVAGARAGGPGRGGILVYRGDAGIGKTALLAEIHRTARDRCTVLTARGGETLTSVPFHLTRQLLQPALDGFDADEVRQLFGDHFDLLAPALGIAPPSSDAPADPQGVLLGLARLLDRLADRLRDRPPVLLVDDVHWADAESLAWLDAFTRSRHDGRLPALVVLAHRPFVREPQGPGPSATLAALADRAVLTLGLHALTSGATAALARDVLGGHADEPFCRELWTVTSGNPYETVELLAKARDRMLEPVAGSAGLLRDLGAGTRGGGLVARLEELGSGPTQLAWATAVLGTDSTPDLLAALTGMNAKQVAEDTERLRAARIVATPPTGRNGLALVPVPPLEFTHPLIATAVYGSVPSGVRTALHGRAAWALAQAGHGPAAVSRHLLEVHPDDDQEVVSRLRAAAVEHLAVGAPDAARRCLERALIEPPGPDTYARVLYELGCSSLLTAPAATVGHLRSALDLPGLDDDLRIDATFRLAQALAHNNQLQEAARAAAVEHARTPPGTGRRRLQGAHFMYEGFQAAEADGPDRSRRLAELTAGFTGADNSERALITVRGFDAMMRGEPAAEVVRLCDLALVDGAPARGLSWTDQEWGFEIPALTGIAYAFADRPDRAEALFGEAVRAFEISGWSGAHLAFAHTLLGLVHRRRGNLPTAQHHLEEGLRLADRVGDGLPVHWDTACLLVDTLVARGRTAEARAVADRYSFGPPWPGAIVLPDGPSVLGRLLLAEGRVEEAVSTLEGAAEALTVRGRHHIVWAPWPLDLARALAPTDPDRAARTAREAHAHAERLGTHTALGEALRCLALFADPAESRRLLERAVEHLAASPSRYEEARARLDLAHATGSAEALAEATALAATCGVDHLTPEAVTARVSSHPPE comes from the coding sequence CTGCTGGAACGCGGCTCGGAGCTCGCCGCGGCCGCCCACGCCGTCGGCGAACTCGTCGCCGGAGCCAGGGCCGGCGGCCCCGGGCGCGGCGGCATCCTCGTCTACCGGGGCGACGCGGGCATAGGGAAGACCGCGCTCCTCGCCGAGATACACCGCACCGCCCGGGACCGGTGCACCGTCCTGACCGCCCGCGGCGGTGAGACCCTCACCTCCGTCCCCTTCCACCTCACCCGCCAGCTGCTCCAGCCCGCCCTGGACGGCTTCGACGCCGACGAGGTGCGGCAGCTCTTCGGCGACCACTTCGACCTCCTGGCCCCGGCGCTGGGCATCGCCCCGCCGTCCTCGGACGCGCCCGCCGACCCGCAGGGCGTGCTGCTCGGCCTCGCCCGGCTCCTGGACCGCCTCGCGGACCGGCTGCGGGACCGGCCCCCGGTGCTGCTCGTGGACGACGTCCACTGGGCCGACGCCGAATCCCTGGCCTGGCTCGACGCCTTCACCCGGTCCCGGCACGACGGCCGGCTGCCCGCCCTCGTCGTCCTCGCCCACCGCCCCTTCGTGCGCGAGCCGCAGGGCCCCGGCCCGTCCGCGACGCTCGCCGCGCTCGCGGACCGCGCCGTCCTCACCCTGGGCCTGCACGCCCTCACCTCCGGGGCCACCGCCGCACTCGCCCGGGACGTCCTCGGCGGGCACGCGGACGAACCGTTCTGCCGCGAACTGTGGACGGTGACCTCCGGCAACCCGTACGAGACGGTCGAGTTGCTCGCCAAGGCCCGCGACCGGATGCTCGAACCCGTCGCCGGCTCCGCCGGCCTCCTCCGCGACCTCGGCGCCGGCACCCGCGGCGGCGGACTCGTCGCCCGTCTGGAGGAACTCGGCAGCGGCCCGACCCAGCTCGCCTGGGCGACGGCGGTCCTCGGCACGGACAGCACGCCCGACCTCCTCGCGGCCCTCACCGGCATGAACGCGAAGCAGGTCGCCGAGGACACCGAACGCCTCCGGGCCGCCAGGATCGTGGCGACGCCGCCGACCGGCCGGAACGGCCTCGCCCTCGTGCCCGTCCCTCCGCTGGAGTTCACGCATCCGCTGATCGCGACCGCCGTGTACGGCTCCGTGCCCTCCGGCGTACGGACCGCCCTGCACGGGCGCGCGGCCTGGGCGCTCGCCCAGGCGGGCCACGGACCGGCCGCGGTCTCCCGCCACCTCCTCGAAGTGCACCCCGACGACGACCAGGAGGTCGTGAGCCGACTGCGGGCCGCCGCCGTCGAGCACCTCGCCGTCGGAGCCCCCGACGCGGCCCGCCGCTGTCTGGAGCGGGCCCTGATCGAACCGCCCGGCCCCGACACGTACGCCAGGGTCCTGTACGAACTCGGCTGCTCCTCCCTGCTCACCGCGCCCGCCGCCACCGTCGGCCACCTGCGCTCGGCGCTCGACCTGCCCGGCCTCGACGACGACCTGCGCATCGACGCGACCTTCCGGCTCGCCCAGGCCCTCGCCCACAACAACCAGCTCCAGGAGGCCGCGCGGGCCGCCGCCGTCGAGCACGCCCGGACGCCGCCCGGCACCGGCCGACGACGGCTCCAGGGCGCGCACTTCATGTACGAGGGGTTCCAGGCCGCCGAGGCGGACGGCCCGGACCGCTCCCGCCGCCTCGCCGAACTCACCGCGGGCTTCACCGGGGCCGACAACTCCGAGCGGGCCCTCATCACCGTCCGCGGCTTCGACGCGATGATGCGCGGGGAACCCGCCGCCGAGGTCGTACGGCTCTGCGACCTCGCCCTCGTCGACGGCGCACCCGCCCGGGGCCTCAGCTGGACCGATCAGGAATGGGGCTTCGAGATCCCGGCCCTCACCGGCATCGCGTACGCCTTCGCGGACCGCCCCGACCGGGCCGAGGCCCTCTTCGGCGAGGCGGTCCGGGCCTTCGAGATCTCCGGCTGGAGCGGCGCCCACCTCGCCTTCGCCCACACCCTCCTGGGCCTGGTCCACCGGCGCCGGGGCAACCTGCCCACCGCGCAGCACCACTTGGAGGAGGGCCTCCGACTGGCCGACCGCGTCGGCGACGGCCTCCCCGTCCACTGGGACACCGCCTGCCTCCTCGTCGACACCCTCGTCGCCCGGGGCCGTACCGCCGAGGCGCGCGCCGTCGCCGACCGGTACTCCTTCGGGCCGCCCTGGCCGGGCGCGATCGTGCTGCCGGACGGCCCCAGCGTCCTCGGCCGGCTGCTGCTCGCCGAAGGCCGCGTCGAAGAGGCCGTGTCCACCCTGGAGGGTGCCGCCGAGGCCCTGACCGTCCGGGGCCGCCACCACATCGTCTGGGCTCCCTGGCCGCTCGACCTCGCCCGCGCCCTGGCGCCCACCGACCCGGACCGCGCGGCCCGGACAGCCCGCGAGGCCCACGCCCACGCGGAGCGCCTCGGCACGCACACCGCCCTCGGCGAAGCCCTCCGCTGCCTGGCCCTCTTCGCCGACCCCGCCGAGTCCCGCCGCCTCCTGGAGCGGGCCGTCGAGCACCTCGCGGCGTCGCCGTCCCGCTACGAGGAAGCCCGCGCCCGCCTCGACCTCGCGCACGCCACCGGCTCCGCCGAAGCCCTCGCCGAAGCCACCGCACTGGCCGCCACCTGCGGCGTCGACCACCTCACCCCGGAGGCCGTGACAGCCCGTGTGTCATCCCACCCGCCGGAGTGA
- a CDS encoding phosphatase PAP2 family protein: MLPTPGPARQDGHREDAGAAPEPEPDLGPAPSPASPPAAARPPLLRELLLVTALFLVYKFGRLFANGHETRAFRNADHVWDAERAIHLPGEGTIQRLLLHGEPLIQAANTYYAAVHFPATIAFLVWLYWRRPAHYLWSRRVLALVTGAALALHLLMPLAPPRMLAASGLVDTARVYGPSVYGATPETDSMANQFAAMPSLHFGWALMVAIGLIAATRSRWRVLWLLHPLLTLLVIIGTANHYWFDALAAAALLGLALLAVRVPGRPTALPPVPRPLGAAPLPVGALR; the protein is encoded by the coding sequence GTGCTCCCCACCCCCGGCCCCGCCAGGCAGGACGGGCACCGGGAGGACGCGGGAGCCGCTCCCGAGCCGGAACCGGACCTCGGACCGGCGCCCTCGCCCGCGTCGCCGCCCGCGGCCGCCCGGCCGCCGCTCCTGCGCGAGCTCCTGCTCGTCACCGCGCTCTTCCTCGTCTACAAGTTCGGCCGGCTCTTCGCCAACGGCCACGAGACCCGCGCCTTCCGGAACGCCGACCACGTCTGGGACGCCGAGCGGGCGATCCACCTGCCGGGCGAAGGAACGATCCAGCGGCTGCTCCTGCACGGAGAACCGCTGATCCAGGCGGCGAACACGTACTACGCGGCCGTGCACTTCCCGGCCACCATCGCCTTCCTCGTCTGGCTGTACTGGCGCCGCCCCGCGCACTACCTGTGGTCGCGCCGGGTGCTGGCCCTCGTCACCGGCGCCGCGCTCGCGCTGCACCTCCTGATGCCGCTCGCGCCGCCCCGGATGCTCGCCGCCTCCGGACTCGTCGACACGGCCCGCGTCTACGGCCCCTCCGTCTACGGGGCGACGCCGGAGACGGACTCGATGGCGAACCAGTTCGCGGCCATGCCGTCCCTGCACTTCGGCTGGGCCCTGATGGTCGCGATCGGCCTGATCGCCGCCACCCGGTCCCGCTGGCGGGTGCTCTGGCTGCTGCACCCGCTGCTCACCCTGCTCGTCATCATCGGCACCGCCAACCACTACTGGTTCGACGCGCTCGCCGCCGCCGCGCTCCTCGGCCTCGCGCTGCTCGCCGTCCGCGTGCCCGGCCGCCCGACGGCACTTCCACCCGTCCCCCGCCCGCTCGGTGCGGCACCCCTCCCGGTCGGAGCCCTGCGATGA